The nucleotide sequence CTCAACTCCCCAAAGCTTAATGTTGCTGTTTGGGACAGCGGTGTACATGGCACCTATATCTATGTTAAAGGGCAGACCTTTCTGAACGTGCAGTCTGGGAACGGGTAGATAGGAGCTGGGATCGTTATCATCAACAAGGGTTTCCCAGTATTTTTTATTATCACTAATATCTGTAACCACTAATTCAGCTCCGATATCGAAGCCCGTTACACCAAGGGTTTCCGCCGGAGACATAGGATTGAAAGAAAGGGCAACGCCAAGCTCTTTAGTGAAGCTTTCAAACTCTCCCTGAGTGAGTGTGGAGTCCGTGAATTCAATATCTTCTGCAAAAACAGAAGAAACCAGGAAAATAAATAACACAACAAAAAAAGCTCTTTTCATTATTTCCTCCTTTTAAAATCCGGCATACCATATTCTATTAGAAACTGCTCTTTATGTCTATTAAAATAACCGATTTTGAGGTTTTTCATTTTCTTTTTTATCAATTTTATCACATTTTTTAACCCTTTAATATCTTCGGTTTTCAGATTTTCAGAAAAAAATATCCGGTCAGGATCGCCCTTAAGGTTTCTTAGCAGCAATAGATTGATGTCAAAGGTTGACAGAAAATCCCTTAATGATTCCGTTTCACTTTCCCTGTCGGTTAAGCCGGGCATTGTGTAGAGTGTCAGACTTTTGAATATATTTTGTTTATGCAGAGCCTGTAATGATTTGTAAACATTATCCGTATTGTTTTCTTTATTGAAAATTCTGTTGGTTTCGGTATTGGTAGAAATCATTTTAACATTAACGCAGTCCACACCGGCATCCGTGAACATTTTCAATGTTTCAATATTCTGCAGATATGAAGAAAATGTAATGCTGAGCTTTTCATTGTTCTTTTTTAGATATTTTATACCCTCTAACAGCTGTGTAAAATCGATTTCTCCGTTGGACATACTAAAATCATCATAGTCGATATTAAAAACAGGCTTATCGGCAACTTCTGAATAGTGTGACAGTATCTCGGTTAATTCCCGGGAATCTGCTTGAATGCTGTCTTTATCGACCGGCAGTATTATTTCCTCGTTTTTTGTATGGTATAAATCCGAATTGCTGAGCAGGTATTTCACAAAAGCATTTTTCTTTTTGAAAGATTTTAAAAAGCCATGAAATTTATTACCGGTGGCTTCGCTGTTTTTGTCGGGTATTTTATCAACATTGATTATTGGGGAGACAAAAGTTTCATTCATCCAGCCGATCGGAGTATATTCCCTGTCTTCAAACATTATTTCCTTTCTTTTTTTATAAGCCGGCAAATACAGCCGCAAATAACCTTCAGGAGGCTCTATATAAACAGCATGGCCTGACTTGAAAACCTCCATCCCGGCCTTTTCCGGATTATAAGCCAAAGGCAGTGTGTCTTCGAGAAAATTAAGTTTTGTTTTTGAAGGTACGGCTTCCATTTCAAGTTCGTAAGG is from Flexistipes sinusarabici DSM 4947 and encodes:
- a CDS encoding radical SAM protein, whose product is MYDIPKLLFADDKGVIYDHPSLKMTVRSENLETVPYELEMEAVPSKTKLNFLEDTLPLAYNPEKAGMEVFKSGHAVYIEPPEGYLRLYLPAYKKRKEIMFEDREYTPIGWMNETFVSPIINVDKIPDKNSEATGNKFHGFLKSFKKKNAFVKYLLSNSDLYHTKNEEIILPVDKDSIQADSRELTEILSHYSEVADKPVFNIDYDDFSMSNGEIDFTQLLEGIKYLKKNNEKLSITFSSYLQNIETLKMFTDAGVDCVNVKMISTNTETNRIFNKENNTDNVYKSLQALHKQNIFKSLTLYTMPGLTDRESETESLRDFLSTFDINLLLLRNLKGDPDRIFFSENLKTEDIKGLKNVIKLIKKKMKNLKIGYFNRHKEQFLIEYGMPDFKRRK